A DNA window from Vibrio sp. CDRSL-10 TSBA contains the following coding sequences:
- a CDS encoding DUF1097 domain-containing protein codes for MSTLFAISLTTGILSGIWGWIAVSLGLLSWAGFLGCTSYFASPKEGLRGLAESLVTNLSGVFWAMVIIYASDFLSLDVLGYAATALIAFLMCIQAKKQWLAYIPGTFIGSAATFAAHGEWKIVIPSLLLGGVFGYLMKSSGVWLHRRSQHASARAIRQSA; via the coding sequence ATGAGTACTTTATTCGCCATTTCACTGACCACAGGAATCTTATCGGGCATTTGGGGCTGGATCGCTGTGTCACTTGGGCTGTTGTCGTGGGCAGGATTTCTGGGCTGTACCAGTTACTTTGCTTCCCCAAAGGAAGGTCTGCGTGGTTTGGCTGAGAGCCTGGTAACCAATCTTAGTGGTGTGTTCTGGGCGATGGTGATCATCTATGCCTCGGATTTTCTCAGTCTTGATGTTTTAGGTTACGCTGCCACTGCACTCATCGCATTCTTGATGTGTATTCAGGCCAAAAAGCAGTGGCTGGCGTACATTCCCGGAACGTTTATTGGTTCGGCAGCGACATTCGCCGCTCATGGCGAATGGAAAATCGTGATTCCCTCACTGCTGCTTGGCGGTGTGTTCGGCTATCTGATGAAAAGCAGCGGTGTCTGGTTACACCGCCGCTCACAACATGCATCAGCGCGCGCGATTCGTCAGTCAGCCTGA
- a CDS encoding DUF4258 domain-containing protein, which yields MSSSEPLKIAEFPLTPKSAKRILRDLAENHTARVKFSKHARERLLERKITIQQVLCVLKSTSNRFHEGPYQTAKGDWQMNVEGIASGDSIRVPLILRRHEDDPQVLIITVIDI from the coding sequence ATGAGCAGTTCAGAGCCTTTAAAAATTGCGGAGTTTCCGCTTACACCAAAATCAGCAAAACGAATCCTAAGAGACCTGGCGGAAAATCATACAGCCCGGGTGAAATTTTCAAAACACGCAAGGGAAAGGTTGCTAGAGCGCAAAATCACGATTCAACAGGTTTTGTGTGTTTTGAAAAGTACATCTAATCGTTTTCATGAAGGCCCTTATCAAACCGCAAAAGGTGATTGGCAAATGAATGTTGAAGGCATCGCTTCTGGTGATTCGATTCGGGTACCTTTAATACTCAGGCGGCATGAAGACGACCCGCAAGTACTGATAATCACAGTTATTGATATCTGA
- a CDS encoding helix-turn-helix domain-containing protein, whose protein sequence is MSALYHYKECGLPNVHLKNGYTLETIDGEEYLSIDDLDGLHIAIAIQLVEKSQALTGDEFKFLRQHFNHSRRVLGELLGVDQQTIGRWEKGETSIPKNVDATMRQLFLESIDEDSNLGLLLQKLAAAEAEVMMTDIVLEERDNHWLKAC, encoded by the coding sequence ATGAGTGCATTATACCACTACAAAGAGTGTGGTTTGCCCAATGTACATTTGAAAAACGGCTACACTCTGGAAACCATTGATGGTGAAGAGTACCTAAGTATTGATGATTTGGATGGTCTGCATATTGCCATCGCAATACAGCTAGTTGAAAAATCTCAGGCGTTGACCGGAGATGAATTCAAATTTTTGCGTCAGCATTTCAATCACTCACGACGAGTATTGGGTGAGCTTCTGGGAGTCGATCAACAAACGATTGGCCGCTGGGAAAAAGGTGAAACCTCGATTCCTAAAAACGTCGACGCGACGATGCGACAACTATTTTTAGAGTCAATTGATGAAGACAGCAACCTGGGTTTACTGCTGCAAAAACTGGCAGCTGCTGAAGCAGAAGTGATGATGACTGACATTGTACTCGAAGAGCGCGACAATCATTGGTTGAAAGCTTGCTAA
- a CDS encoding PhnA domain-containing protein, whose amino-acid sequence MSTEATLLERCESKCELCAAQSSLSPFVVAPHTQITVDHAVMLCDTCKGQIEEPETVDVNHWRCLNDSMWSQVQPVQVLAWRQLKRLSAESWAQDLLEMMYLDEETQKWAEIGLDDDAEKPRDVNGVELKKGDDVTVIKDLPVKGSSMVIKQGTVVRGISLSDDPKHVSGKVNGQSMFIIAEYCRKK is encoded by the coding sequence ATGTCTACTGAAGCAACACTACTTGAGCGCTGCGAATCTAAATGTGAACTTTGTGCAGCCCAATCTTCACTGTCTCCTTTTGTGGTGGCACCGCACACTCAAATCACTGTCGATCACGCGGTTATGCTGTGTGATACATGTAAAGGTCAGATTGAAGAACCAGAGACAGTAGATGTAAACCACTGGCGTTGTCTGAATGACAGCATGTGGAGCCAGGTGCAACCGGTTCAGGTGCTGGCGTGGCGTCAATTGAAGCGCTTGTCAGCGGAAAGCTGGGCTCAGGATCTACTGGAAATGATGTATCTGGACGAAGAGACCCAGAAATGGGCAGAGATCGGCCTGGACGATGATGCTGAAAAACCGCGTGACGTAAACGGCGTTGAGCTGAAAAAAGGTGACGACGTAACGGTAATCAAAGACCTGCCGGTGAAAGGCTCTTCTATGGTTATCAAACAAGGCACAGTTGTTCGTGGCATCAGCCTGAGTGACGATCCTAAGCACGTTTCAGGCAAGGTAAACGGTCAGTCAATGTTCATCATTGCTGAGTACTGCCGTAAAAAATAA
- a CDS encoding M48 family metallopeptidase — protein sequence MRSWTKACCALAVIGLTACSASPTGRNQLLLFSSQDMTSLGDQSFSQMKQEVPINQDAKTNAYVQCVATAITRQIPKQSGFDSWEVVVFNSDEVNAFALPGGKIGVYSGLLKVAVNEDQLATVLGHEVSHVLANHSNERLSQTQIANVGMQITDVAIGSTQYAQYKEATMAALGLGVQYGVILPYGRSQESEADIVGLELMAKAGFDPKQSIELWKNMDKASGGGQPPELLSTHPSHNTRIKDLTAKIQSMPAFSTPRPNCGSA from the coding sequence ATGCGTTCATGGACCAAAGCCTGCTGTGCGCTGGCTGTTATCGGTTTAACTGCCTGCTCGGCCTCGCCAACCGGGCGTAACCAGCTGCTGCTATTTTCCAGCCAGGATATGACCAGTCTGGGTGACCAGTCATTCAGCCAAATGAAGCAGGAAGTGCCTATTAATCAGGACGCAAAGACCAATGCGTATGTGCAGTGTGTGGCTACTGCGATTACCCGCCAGATCCCTAAACAGAGCGGCTTTGATAGCTGGGAAGTGGTGGTATTTAACAGCGATGAAGTAAATGCATTTGCCCTGCCAGGCGGCAAAATCGGCGTTTATTCCGGATTGTTGAAAGTCGCGGTCAATGAGGACCAACTGGCGACCGTGCTGGGTCACGAAGTCTCTCACGTCCTCGCCAACCACAGTAACGAGCGTCTGTCTCAAACCCAGATAGCCAATGTCGGCATGCAGATTACCGATGTCGCGATCGGCTCTACCCAGTATGCCCAATATAAAGAAGCAACCATGGCCGCTCTCGGTCTGGGTGTGCAATATGGCGTGATACTGCCCTATGGCCGCTCGCAGGAATCTGAAGCCGATATTGTGGGTCTGGAATTGATGGCCAAGGCTGGGTTTGATCCCAAGCAAAGCATTGAACTGTGGAAAAATATGGATAAAGCCTCAGGTGGTGGTCAACCGCCTGAACTGCTCTCGACCCACCCTTCACACAATACCCGTATCAAAGACCTGACGGCTAAAATCCAGTCAATGCCCGCGTTTTCCACCCCGCGCCCTAACTGTGGCAGCGCTTAA
- a CDS encoding DUF3389 domain-containing protein, with product MVIDFKSGKIVVTPFELVVRLNGEHRVTLQAQSDAVQLIGKGANVISVNGSEAKWSIKLDNEQQLQQIGAELGCEIL from the coding sequence ATGGTTATTGATTTTAAAAGCGGAAAAATTGTTGTGACGCCCTTTGAACTGGTTGTCCGTCTCAATGGTGAACATCGTGTAACGCTGCAAGCACAAAGCGATGCTGTGCAGCTGATAGGAAAAGGGGCGAATGTTATTTCGGTCAATGGCAGTGAAGCCAAGTGGTCAATCAAACTGGATAACGAACAGCAGTTGCAGCAGATTGGGGCTGAACTGGGGTGTGAAATCCTGTGA
- a CDS encoding bifunctional acetate--CoA ligase family protein/GNAT family N-acetyltransferase yields MNNLSQLLKPKSVAVIGASVRPFRAGNIVMKNLLQGGFDGAIMPVTPYYPSVCGVLAYKTIEALPLVPDIAILCTHASRNTAIFQQLAEKGVSCVIVLSSDMHTLDAQGNEIQQQCQAIAKSAGMRILGPNSLGLILPWVNFNGSFSPVTALKGNIAFISQSAAVCTTILDWANDKEIGFSAFVSLGNASDIEFSDLLDCLSTDKHTDAILLYVDTIQDARRFISAARAASRNRRILVLKGGRTSAGRKAAQMHTGGDDTLDIIYDSAIRRSGMLRVNNSHELFAAVETLTHSVPLRGERLAIITNGGGPAIMAIDTLLERGGKLAELEESVYEKLNQCLPQSWSHSNPIDIVGDGDHTRYVNALKAVLDGDNIDAILIMHSPSAIAQSEQTAQAIVDVIKSHPRSRRFNILTNWSGEQTARPARQIFAQAGIPTYRTPESAVVAFMHLVEYRRNQKQLMETPTTAEAVHVSEVNSAKQWIDEHLQDSDQVELDTHQIGSLLKCFNFSVLPTWIASDASEAVHIAETIGYPVAVKLRSPDITHKSDVQGVMLNLRNSAEVANAAQAILDRTQITYPSANIHGLLVQGMAKLAGGEELRIKVKHDNTFGPVILLGQGGSEWNEAIDAAAALPPLNMILARYLIVRAIRGGKIRLQKLPVPIDVDGLSEFLVRISQMVVECPQVHELDIHPVLVNGSQFTILDADLTLKRFNGDAQGRLAIRPYPSEMAEEVTAKDGDVVTIRPILPEDEPDHAAFIKKVSKEDLYKRFFSDVGEFNHEALANLTQIDYDREMAFVAVTHQGDKPEIIGVSRALINPENTDAEFAILIRSDLKGKGLGKILMGKIIDYCRSKGTLQMSGMTMPTNRGMLGLAKGLGFAVDVHFEDGTADMVLKLETMQENAARQAM; encoded by the coding sequence ATGAATAATTTAAGCCAGTTATTGAAACCGAAATCCGTTGCCGTGATCGGTGCATCGGTTCGCCCGTTCCGGGCCGGCAATATCGTGATGAAAAACCTGCTTCAGGGCGGATTTGATGGTGCGATTATGCCCGTTACGCCTTATTATCCCTCAGTTTGCGGTGTTCTGGCCTATAAAACGATTGAAGCCTTGCCGCTGGTTCCTGACATTGCGATTCTGTGCACACACGCTTCACGCAATACCGCTATTTTTCAGCAGCTCGCTGAAAAAGGAGTGTCCTGCGTCATTGTGCTCTCGTCAGACATGCATACGCTGGATGCGCAAGGTAACGAGATTCAGCAGCAGTGTCAGGCAATAGCCAAAAGCGCCGGAATGCGTATTCTCGGCCCAAATAGTCTGGGACTCATCCTGCCATGGGTAAATTTTAACGGTTCATTCTCACCGGTCACCGCCCTGAAAGGCAATATTGCCTTCATTTCCCAATCAGCAGCCGTGTGCACCACTATTCTTGATTGGGCGAACGACAAGGAAATTGGCTTTTCAGCCTTTGTCTCACTCGGTAACGCCAGTGATATTGAATTCTCCGACCTGCTTGATTGCCTCAGTACCGACAAACACACTGATGCTATTCTGCTCTACGTCGACACCATCCAGGACGCACGCCGGTTTATCTCGGCCGCTCGTGCGGCTTCGCGTAACCGCCGAATCCTGGTCCTCAAAGGCGGCCGAACGTCCGCTGGCCGTAAGGCGGCGCAAATGCACACCGGTGGTGATGATACGTTAGACATCATCTACGATTCAGCCATCCGGCGTTCCGGTATGTTGCGGGTCAACAACAGTCACGAGTTGTTTGCGGCGGTAGAAACTCTGACTCACTCGGTACCGCTGCGCGGTGAGCGTCTGGCAATCATCACCAACGGTGGCGGGCCTGCGATTATGGCTATTGATACCCTGCTCGAACGCGGTGGCAAACTGGCTGAGCTGGAAGAGAGCGTGTATGAGAAGCTTAATCAGTGCCTGCCGCAGAGCTGGTCGCACAGTAATCCGATTGATATCGTCGGCGATGGCGACCACACGCGTTACGTGAATGCGTTAAAAGCGGTGCTTGATGGCGACAACATCGACGCCATTTTGATCATGCACAGTCCTTCTGCGATTGCTCAGTCAGAGCAGACCGCACAGGCGATTGTGGATGTGATCAAATCACACCCGCGATCTCGTCGGTTCAATATTCTCACTAACTGGTCCGGGGAACAAACCGCCCGTCCGGCGCGACAGATCTTTGCTCAGGCTGGGATCCCCACGTACCGGACCCCGGAGAGTGCTGTGGTTGCATTTATGCACCTGGTGGAATACCGAAGAAACCAGAAGCAACTGATGGAAACGCCAACCACAGCAGAAGCCGTTCACGTCTCAGAAGTGAACAGCGCCAAACAGTGGATTGACGAGCATCTGCAAGACAGTGATCAGGTCGAGCTCGATACTCATCAAATCGGCAGTCTGCTCAAATGTTTCAACTTCAGCGTCCTGCCGACCTGGATTGCATCTGATGCCAGTGAAGCGGTTCATATTGCGGAAACCATAGGCTATCCGGTTGCGGTAAAATTACGTTCCCCGGATATTACTCACAAATCCGATGTTCAGGGGGTCATGCTCAACCTGCGCAACAGCGCCGAAGTGGCCAACGCGGCACAGGCGATTCTCGACCGAACTCAGATCACCTATCCTTCGGCTAATATCCACGGCTTGCTGGTTCAGGGCATGGCCAAACTGGCCGGTGGTGAAGAGCTGCGAATTAAAGTCAAACATGACAACACCTTCGGGCCGGTGATTTTGCTCGGCCAGGGCGGTTCGGAGTGGAACGAGGCAATAGATGCGGCTGCGGCGCTGCCGCCGCTTAATATGATCCTGGCCCGCTATCTGATTGTGCGGGCGATTCGCGGAGGCAAGATACGCCTGCAGAAACTGCCGGTACCGATTGATGTGGATGGTCTGTCGGAGTTTTTGGTCCGAATCTCACAAATGGTGGTCGAATGCCCGCAAGTACATGAACTGGATATCCATCCAGTTTTGGTCAACGGCAGCCAATTTACTATTCTCGATGCGGATTTAACTCTCAAGCGCTTTAACGGTGATGCCCAGGGACGGTTGGCCATCCGACCTTACCCATCAGAGATGGCGGAGGAAGTGACGGCGAAAGATGGTGACGTTGTCACTATACGCCCTATTCTGCCCGAAGATGAACCAGACCATGCCGCGTTTATTAAAAAGGTCAGTAAGGAAGATCTCTACAAACGCTTCTTTTCTGATGTCGGCGAATTCAACCATGAAGCGTTGGCCAACCTGACGCAGATCGATTATGACCGTGAAATGGCCTTCGTCGCTGTGACTCATCAGGGGGATAAGCCAGAAATTATCGGCGTGTCACGCGCGCTGATTAACCCGGAAAATACCGATGCCGAGTTTGCGATTCTGATCCGCTCCGATCTTAAGGGTAAAGGCCTGGGTAAAATTCTGATGGGTAAAATCATCGATTACTGCCGCAGTAAAGGTACCCTGCAGATGTCAGGCATGACGATGCCAACCAACCGTGGAATGTTGGGGCTGGCAAAAGGCTTGGGATTTGCGGTGGACGTTCATTTTGAAGACGGGACCGCCGATATGGTCCTTAAACTCGAAACGATGCAAGAAAATGCAGCCCGGCAAGCCATGTAG
- a CDS encoding SPOR domain-containing protein has translation MKKIAIVGLSALLGACSSGSYITDVTTESHTEEYAAAPVSQPVVSAQGTAQGVTEQNVEMNVVRTAPVVAPTNTVQTKPAAQQKPTVSITPPSAKQVAMNPRYGFTIQVVAVGTQNKVDEFANKLPGNGQPIWENYKVVNGTKWYTVLFGDYATRKEAEAAIATLPGEFKSLKPFVKSIDTIKNSQFPTLNKLN, from the coding sequence ATGAAAAAAATTGCAATAGTTGGCCTGTCAGCGCTACTCGGTGCATGTTCATCGGGCAGCTACATCACAGACGTAACGACCGAAAGTCATACTGAAGAGTACGCTGCCGCACCGGTTTCTCAGCCTGTTGTGTCTGCACAGGGCACCGCACAAGGCGTGACAGAGCAAAATGTTGAAATGAATGTTGTCAGAACGGCTCCGGTTGTCGCGCCAACCAACACCGTTCAGACCAAACCTGCTGCTCAGCAAAAACCAACGGTTTCTATCACACCTCCATCTGCAAAGCAGGTGGCAATGAACCCGCGTTACGGGTTTACCATTCAAGTGGTAGCGGTTGGCACTCAGAATAAAGTCGACGAGTTTGCGAATAAACTGCCAGGCAACGGCCAGCCTATTTGGGAAAACTATAAAGTCGTTAACGGTACCAAGTGGTATACCGTGCTATTTGGAGATTACGCCACTCGCAAGGAAGCTGAGGCAGCAATCGCAACTCTGCCGGGCGAATTTAAGTCTCTTAAGCCGTTCGTGAAAAGTATCGATACGATTAAAAATTCACAGTTCCCGACGCTGAATAAACTGAATTAA